Proteins from a single region of Salvelinus fontinalis isolate EN_2023a chromosome 15, ASM2944872v1, whole genome shotgun sequence:
- the LOC129811336 gene encoding kelch domain-containing protein 1-like translates to MEMCQMSGEVPPPMSGTCGCSLNGDMYIFGGCNDNGQTNQLYCVNLLDGKYSWRKVNHKSGSSPSPRDKLSCWVFNGRLIYFAGYGHKQLDDISNNRSFLMDEASRVDDIYWGWNNEVHMFDPTSASWSEPHTSGRAPDPRAAHASATLGNKGYVCGGRIRESRTSDIYCLDLESWTWSEIVPESTVPMGRSWHTLTAISDSAFFLFGGLGMD, encoded by the exons GGAAATGTGTCAAATGTCTGGAGAGGTCCCACCCCCAATGTCAGGCACCTGTGGCTGCTCTCTGAATGGAGACATGTACATATTTGGGGGATGCAATGACAACGGACAGACCAATCAG CTTTACTGTGTCAACCTCCTGGATGGGAAATATAGCTGGAGGAAAGTGAACCATAAGAgtggctcctctccctcaccCAGAGATAAGCTCTCTTGTTGGGTTTTCAATGGCAG GCTCATCTACTTCGCTGGATATGGTCATAAGCAACTTGATGACATCAGTAACAATAGAAGCTTCCTTATGGATGAGGCATCAAGG GTAGATGACATCTATTGGGGATGGAACAATGAAGTCCATATGTTTGACCCAACATCGGCCAGTTGGAGTGAACCACATACCAGT GGTCGTGCCCCTGACCCCAGAGCTGCCCATGCCAGTGCAACACTTGGCAACAAAGGATACGTATGTGGAGGCAGAATAAGG GAATCCAGGACAAGTGACATTTATTGTCTGGATCTAGAATCATGGACATGGTCCGAAAT AGTACCAGAATCCACTGTGCCAATGGGAAGGTCGTGGCATACCCTAACTGCAATATCTGATAGCGCTTTCTTTTTATTTGGAGGACTGGGTATGGACTGA
- the dnaaf2 gene encoding protein kintoun, which yields MEFGSKLKELNITPDEIGRFTKAFQNEEFRKMLHEYAEEISKPENKKKYEEEIKLLEQERGVDIQFVHPEPYRALKTSMDGRQKCFINVCSNDMIRKPEFRRVDEAGRVGQHWSLPHSLTPGTPDRDTKGNKYTIYDVVFHPDTIHMAGNNPRLMEMVDKTAVEAVENGGRVKLDKNNVRVLKIKYKGTPHAAVMRKPLPGQPAKEKPSPLDDHLSFPYPDEKQPDTSTNKPKAEIQSHTQISQRQQNANSPKEPTKPHYTLKYRSFIDLQDFRCSRDSAQSPRPKEIVITIDLPLLRSVADADLDVTERLVSLESKKPAYKLEVPMAYPVDENKGEAKFNKQKKQLVVTLPVLPLKEPTVAEVSGRQLVNDDGEEDFENSYAAQSEDATHGNEDTPGHSGRGKEDTPGHSGRGKEDTPGHNGRGKEDTPDHSGRGKEDTPGHSGRGQEDTPDHSGRGQEDTPDHSGRGQEDTPDHSGRGKEDTPDHSGRGKEDTPDHSGRGKEDTPDHSGRGKEDTPDHSGRGKEDTPDHSGRGKEDTPDHSGRGKEDTPDHSGRGKEDTPDHSGRGKEDTHDHSGRGKEDTHDHSGRGKEDTPGHNGRGKEDTPGHSGRGKEDTPDHSGRGKEDTPNHSGCIEGDSSEDVHCENATSLRSENQLISVLDDKIEFSEQSSDIEDKQHKLRSAESHRAKASEPTEFDGKTGCTDQNEGQSDDNNLHEVETDPSSLSERIDDPSNTAAMVIPSNLDNNNQAKDCSSPKIEEIVESQAPTKDKQKTVRFNEHVEVAQSQEEDDLPVEQTFQDCDMRPQQALLTEINQDGQEVVISDHTTSAGFVFQNSYIYDLD from the exons ATGGAGTTCGGTTCCAAGCTCAAGGAACTGAATATTACACCGGATGAAATAGGCCGCTTTACCAAGGCTTTTCAAAATGAGGAATTCAGAAAGATGCTGCACGAATACGCAGAGGAAATATCAAAGCCAGAGAACAAGAAGAAATATGAGGAAGAAATCAAGTTGTTAGAACAAGAGAGGGGCGTGGACATTCAATTTGTCCACCCCGAACCTTACCGAGCCCTGAAGACGAGTATGGACGGTAGGCAGAAGTGCTTCATCAATGTCTGCAGCAATGACATGATTCGTAAACCTGAGTTTAGGAGGGTAGACGAGGCTGGCAGAGTAGGGCAGCATTGGTCACTACCCCACAGCTTGACACCTGGAACGCCAGACAGGGATACAAAGGGGAATAAGTACACAATCTATGATGTTGTGTTTCATCCAGACACCATTCACATGGCTGGAAACAACCCGAGACTTATGGAAATGGTTGACAAAACTGCTGTTGAGGCTGTCGAGAATGGGGGCAGAGTGAAGCTAGACAAAAACAATGTAAGAGTTTTGAAAATCAAATACAAAGGGACACCACACGCTGCTGTCATGCGCAAGCCCTTACCTGGTCAACCTGCCAAGGAAAAACCTTCACCACTTGACGATCATCTCTCGTTCCCCTACCCCGATGAAAAACAACCAGACACGTCAACAAATAAACCGAAGGCCGAGATTCAGTCCCACACCCAGATCAGCCAGAGACAACAAAACGCCAATTCACCCAAGGAGCCAACGAAACCACATTACACTCTAAAATACAGATCATTCATTGATTTGCAAGACTTCAGGTGTTCCAGAGATTCAGCTCAGAGCCCACGCCCTAAAGAGATTGTCATCACTATTGATTTGCCTTTGCTTAGATCTGTTGCGGATGCTGATCTAGACGTGACTGAAAGACTTGTTAGTTTGGAATCCAAGAAACCAGCTTACAAACTAGAGGTGCCGATGGCATATCCAGTGGATGAAAACAAGGGAGAGGCAAAGTTCAACAAGCAAAAGAAACAACTGGTTGTTACTTTACCTGTTTTACCTTTGAAGGAGCCAACAGTCGCTGAAGTGTCTGGCCGGCAGCTTGTCAATGATGATGGTGAAGAGGATTTTGAGAATAGTTATGCAGCGCAGTCGGAAGACGCAACACATGGCAATGAAGATACCCCCGGCCACAGCGGACGTGGCAAAGAAGATACCCCCGGCCACAGCGGACGTGGCAAAGAAGATACCCCCGGCCACAACGGACGTGGCAAAGAAGATACCCCCGACCACAGCGGACGTGGCAAAGAAGATACCCCCGGCCACAGCGGACGTGGCCAAGAAGATACCCCCGACCACAGCGGACGTGGCCAAGAAGATACCCCCGACCACAGCGGACGTGGCCAAGAAGATACCCCCGACCACAGCGGACGTGGCAAAGAAGATACCCCCGACCACAGCGGACGTGGCAAAGAAGATACCCCCGACCACAGCGGACGTGGCAAAGAAGATACCCCCGACCACAGCGGACGTGGCAAAGAAGATACCCCCGACCACAGCGGACGTGGCAAAGAAGATACCCCCGACCACAGCGGACGTGGCAAAGAAGATACCCCCGACCACAGCGGACGTGGCAAAGAAGATACCCCCGACCACAGCGGACGTGGCAAAGAAGATACCCCCGACCACAGCGGACGTGGCAAAGAAGATACCCACGACCACAGCGGACGTGGCAAAGAAGATACCCACGACCACAGCGGACGTGGCAAAGAAGATACCCCCGGCCACAACGGACGTGGCAAAGAAGATACCCCCGGCCACAGCGGACGTGGCAAAGAAGATACCCCCGACCACAGCGGACGTGGCAAAGAAGATACTCCCAACCACAGCGGTTGCATTGAAGGGGACAGCTCAGAAGACGTTCACTGTGAAAATGCTACATCACTCCGGTCTGAAAATCAACTCATCTCAGTCCTGGATGACAAGATAGAGTTTTCTGAACAGTCTAGTGACATTGAGGACAAGCAACACAAACTGAGAAGTGCTGAATCACACCGAGCTAAAGCTTCAGAGCCCACTGAGTTTGATGGCAAGACTGGGTGCACTGACCAGAATGAGGGACAGTCAGATGACAATAATTTACATGAG GTGGAAACAGACCCCTCATCCCTGAGCGAGAGAATAGATGACCCATCTAACACTGCAGCAATGGTCATCCCATCCAATCTTGACAACAATAACCAGGCCAAAGACTGCTCATCCCCCAAGATAGAAGAGATCGTTGAAAGTCAAGCTCCAACTAAGGATAAACAGAAGACTGTGCGATTCAATGAGCATGTGGAGGTGGCTCAGTCTCAGGAGGAAGATGACCTGCCTG